In Humulus lupulus chromosome 6, drHumLupu1.1, whole genome shotgun sequence, a single genomic region encodes these proteins:
- the LOC133786016 gene encoding uncharacterized protein LOC133786016 gives MLCSGHYLDFADVPQQFKDQVLDRMRYYYNIDGHPQRESVLATLNKEMGERYRERKNYRHRHFKNHYAGPEDLENVLSKPPNHCTKEAWQLICEMFLSERFLARSAKNQANRRQMKYVTTQGTKSLAAKRHEYVSEDVNLIL, from the exons ATGTTGTGTTCGgggcattatttggattttgctgatgtacctcaacagtttaaggatcaagtgcttgatcgtatgagg tattactataatatagacggtcatccacaacgtgagtcagttctggcaactctcaacaaggagatgggggaaagatatcgcgagagaaagaactatagacatagacacttcaaaaatcattatgctggaccagaagatttggagaatgtcctctctaagccacctaaccattgcactaaggaggcttggcagcttatttgtgaaatgtttttgagcgaaagatttttggctcgttccgctaaaaatcaagcaaacagaagacaaatgaagtatgtaacaacacaaggcacaaagtcgttggcagctaagcgtcacgaatatgtaagtgaagatgttaatttaattttataa